The genome window TATCTGCAATTATTTACATAGTACTTAATCTGTGTAAAGATAACAAGTTTGTATAAAGATGGGAGTGTGTTTACATCGATGGCTCTGGAGGTTCTAATAGTGAATGTGGATAATTTGTAAAAGAAACTAGCAAATCATTTTATAAAAAACTAGATATAATGAACAATCAGACTGAATATCTGACACTAATTTCAACGTTAAACAAGTATATTGATTCTAATGAAGAATTTACTATTTACAGTGATTCAAAAAATACCGTGAATCAACTAAATCATGATTTTGTAATTAATAATGAACAACTTAGAACCATTGCACAAGAAACTCGGAGTGTTATTGGCAAATTTTCTAATATCTCAATTAAATGGATTCCTAGAAGAGCAAATTTAGTAGGAAAATGCTAGGAAGCTAAAAACCAGGGATCCAAAATTTCTAAGAATAACTTTATTATATAAAATCCTAAACCAAATAACATGACAGAGTCTGTTATTTTATCTCCAAAATCAATTGCAGTAATTGGCGCATCTGACAAACGAGGAAGTGTTGGGGCTACTATCACCTCAAACATCATGAATGGTTTCAAAGGGATTGTTTACCCAATTAGTCCATCTAGAGACAAAGTCTTTTACAAAAAAGCATACAAGAGTGTTCTAGACGTTTCAAAACCAATTGATCTTGCAGTTATCGTTATCAAAAATACCTTAGTTGCACCAGTGTTAGAAGAATGCGGAAGGAAAAAAGTCAAGGGTGTCATTATCATCACAGCAGGTTTCAAAGAAGTTGATGAAGAAGGAGCAAAACGTGAACAAGAAATCAAAGATATTGCTAAAAAATACAAAATCCAAATCATCGGACCTAATTGTCTTGGTATCATGAATCTTGATCCAAAAACAATGATGAATTCTACATTTCTTAAAGTCACTCCAAAATCTGGAAAGATTGCACTTGTATCTCAAAGTGGTGCGATATGTGCAGCATTAGTTGAAGATGCTAGTGCGCAAGGAATTGGTTTCTCAGCAGTTATCAGTCTTGGAAATAAGGCTGTAATGAGTGAAGTGGATATTCTAAAGATACTTGCAAATCATAAACAGACTGAAGTCATTGTTATGTATCTAGAAGACATGGGTGATGGTCAAGAATTCCTTAAAGTTTGTAAAAATATTACTAAAAAACTCAAAAAACCTGTACTTGTTCTTAAATCTGGACGTAGTCCTGAGGGTGCAAAAGCTGCAATGTCTCATACTGGTGCATTGATGGGCTCTGATGAAATCTATGATGCTTTACTAAAACAATCTGGTGCAATCAGAGTTGATACTATGGAAGAACTCTTTGATTATGCAACGGCATTCTCTAAACAGCCGCTTCCAATAGGTGGTGAACTTGTAATTGTCTCAAATGCAGGTGGACCTGCAATAATTTCTACTGATGCATGCTCTAAGATGAATCTTAGGATGGCAGACATTACTAGTATTAGAAAAAAGATTGATGAAGTAATTCCACCATGGGGAAGCTCTAGAAATCCTGTTGATATTGTGGGTGATGCAGATTTCAATAGATTCCATAATGTTTTGGATCGTGTACTTAAACATCCAAAGGTTGGCTCAGTAATTTCTATGTGTACTCCTTCTGGGACTCTAAATTATGATAAACTAGCTGAGGTAATTGTTGAAATGTCTAAGAAATACAAAAAAACAATGCTTGCAAGCTTGATGGGATTAGATGAAGGAATTACAAACAGAGAAATTTTAGCAGATGGAAATGTTCCTTACTACAACTATGCTGAAGGTGCAATCCGAACTCTTGCTGCAATGACAAGATTCTCCAACTGGATCAAAGCTCCAAATGGAAAAATTACTAAATTCAAAGTAAACAAAGAAAAAGCCAAGAAAATCTTTGACAAGGTAAAAAAAGAGAAGAGACCAAATCTTTTAGAAGAGGAAGGACAAGAAGTTCTCAAAGCATATGGTTTACCTTTACCTAAAAGTGCACTTGCTAAAAATGAAGCAGAAGCAATAAAGATTGCAAAAACAATTGGTTATCCTATTGTAATGAAGATTGCATCTCCTCAGATTATTCACAAATCTGATGCAGGCG of Nitrosopumilus sp. contains these proteins:
- a CDS encoding reverse transcriptase-like protein encodes the protein MNNQTEYLTLISTLNKYIDSNEEFTIYSDSKNTVNQLNHDFVINNEQLRTIAQETRSVIGKFSNISIKWIPRRANLVGKC
- a CDS encoding acetate--CoA ligase family protein, which translates into the protein MTESVILSPKSIAVIGASDKRGSVGATITSNIMNGFKGIVYPISPSRDKVFYKKAYKSVLDVSKPIDLAVIVIKNTLVAPVLEECGRKKVKGVIIITAGFKEVDEEGAKREQEIKDIAKKYKIQIIGPNCLGIMNLDPKTMMNSTFLKVTPKSGKIALVSQSGAICAALVEDASAQGIGFSAVISLGNKAVMSEVDILKILANHKQTEVIVMYLEDMGDGQEFLKVCKNITKKLKKPVLVLKSGRSPEGAKAAMSHTGALMGSDEIYDALLKQSGAIRVDTMEELFDYATAFSKQPLPIGGELVIVSNAGGPAIISTDACSKMNLRMADITSIRKKIDEVIPPWGSSRNPVDIVGDADFNRFHNVLDRVLKHPKVGSVISMCTPSGTLNYDKLAEVIVEMSKKYKKTMLASLMGLDEGITNREILADGNVPYYNYAEGAIRTLAAMTRFSNWIKAPNGKITKFKVNKEKAKKIFDKVKKEKRPNLLEEEGQEVLKAYGLPLPKSALAKNEAEAIKIAKTIGYPIVMKIASPQIIHKSDAGGVKINLTNDNEVKDAFKTIIQNAKKYNAKAEIKGVLIVEMVKGGKELIIGSKLEPGFGPVIMLGMGGIYVEVLKDVTFKLAPVTDLEADDMIASIKTQKLLQGVRGEKPSDIEKLSECIQRLSQLVSDFKEIKELDMNPVLVMEKGKGCRILDVRIGL